In a genomic window of Bradyrhizobium ontarionense:
- a CDS encoding DeoR/GlpR family DNA-binding transcription regulator, whose amino-acid sequence MVVLSQRQTEILNVARASGRVMVEDLARRFEVSAQTIRKDLNDLCEQRALTRIHGGAIIASGVENLAYEARRFVAADEKKAIGAIAAARIPNGSSLFINIGTTTEEVASALSSHQDLLVITNNLNVAMLLYRHPRIEVIVAGGTVRRSDGGVVGSTATQLIGQFKVDYAIIGASAIDEEGALLDFDYREVQVAQAIIANARSVMLVADSTKLHRSAPVRIAHLSQIQTFVTDRPLPDGLASICHSRGIEVISAMPADETDEAAEATETPSPAVLRRA is encoded by the coding sequence ATGGTTGTCCTTTCACAGCGCCAGACCGAGATTCTGAATGTCGCCCGCGCCTCCGGCCGCGTCATGGTGGAGGATCTCGCGCGCCGGTTCGAAGTGTCGGCGCAGACGATCCGCAAGGACCTCAACGATCTGTGCGAGCAGCGCGCTTTGACGCGCATCCATGGCGGCGCCATCATCGCCTCCGGGGTCGAGAACCTCGCCTATGAGGCGCGGCGCTTCGTCGCTGCCGACGAGAAGAAGGCGATTGGCGCGATCGCGGCCGCCCGCATTCCCAACGGCTCCTCGCTCTTCATCAACATCGGCACGACGACGGAGGAGGTTGCGAGCGCGCTGTCCTCGCATCAGGATCTTCTGGTCATCACCAACAACCTCAATGTCGCGATGCTGCTCTATCGCCATCCGCGCATCGAGGTGATCGTGGCCGGCGGCACGGTGCGGCGCTCGGACGGCGGCGTGGTCGGATCGACTGCGACGCAGCTGATCGGCCAGTTCAAGGTCGATTACGCCATCATCGGCGCGTCCGCGATCGACGAGGAGGGCGCGCTGCTCGACTTCGATTATCGCGAGGTGCAGGTCGCGCAGGCCATCATCGCCAATGCCCGCAGCGTGATGCTGGTGGCCGATTCGACCAAGCTCCACCGCAGCGCGCCGGTGCGCATCGCGCATCTCAGCCAGATCCAGACCTTCGTCACCGATCGTCCGCTGCCGGACGGGCTCGCCAGCATCTGCCACAGCCGCGGCATCGAGGTGATCTCGGCGATGCCGGCTGACGAAACGGACGAGGCTGCAGAAGCGACCGAAACCCCGTCGCCAGCAGTGCTACGCCGCGCCTGA
- a CDS encoding ABC transporter ATP-binding protein → MSVTLDHVSRIVDGLTTIRDVSLTLQRGTLSVLLGPTLSGKTSIMRLLAGLDRPTTGRVLVDGKDVTGADVRQRSVAMVYQQFINYPSLTVYENIASPLRVQGKSRQEIEKRVAEAAGLLRLEPYLKRTPLQLSGGQQQRTAIARALVKGADLVLLDEPLANLDYKLREELRTELPRIFEASGAIFVYATTEPSEALLLGGRTICMWEGEVLQAGDTAAVYRRPDTLRVGQVFSDPPMNIVDIQKRGDSVHYAGGVSAPAGGLYADLPDGNYRAGLRPHQLGLAKAGASHGRHAFPATVSVTEITGSESFVHLTCDGMNWVAVLHGVHEYEPGDILDAVLDPADVFVFDASDRLVAAPKSL, encoded by the coding sequence ATGAGCGTGACGCTCGACCACGTCTCGCGCATCGTCGACGGGCTCACCACCATTCGCGATGTCTCGCTGACCTTGCAGCGCGGCACGCTCAGCGTGCTGCTCGGCCCGACCTTGTCGGGGAAGACCTCGATCATGCGGCTGCTCGCCGGCCTCGACCGGCCGACCACCGGCCGCGTGCTGGTCGACGGCAAGGACGTCACCGGCGCCGACGTGCGGCAGCGCTCGGTCGCGATGGTCTATCAGCAGTTCATCAACTATCCCTCGCTCACGGTGTATGAGAACATCGCTTCGCCCTTGCGCGTTCAGGGCAAGTCGCGCCAGGAGATCGAGAAGCGCGTCGCGGAAGCCGCCGGGCTGCTCAGGCTCGAGCCCTATCTGAAGCGCACGCCGCTGCAGCTCTCTGGCGGCCAGCAGCAGCGCACTGCGATTGCGCGGGCGTTGGTGAAAGGCGCCGATCTCGTGCTGCTCGACGAGCCCCTGGCCAATCTCGACTACAAGCTGCGCGAGGAGCTGCGCACCGAGCTGCCGCGCATCTTCGAGGCGTCAGGCGCGATCTTCGTCTATGCCACCACCGAGCCGTCGGAAGCGCTGCTGCTCGGCGGCCGTACCATCTGCATGTGGGAAGGCGAGGTGCTGCAGGCCGGCGACACCGCAGCCGTGTATCGCCGTCCCGACACCTTGCGCGTCGGCCAGGTGTTTTCGGACCCGCCGATGAACATCGTCGACATCCAGAAGCGTGGCGACAGCGTGCATTACGCCGGTGGCGTGAGCGCGCCGGCGGGCGGACTCTATGCCGATCTGCCCGATGGCAATTACCGCGCCGGTCTTCGCCCGCACCAGCTCGGGCTCGCGAAGGCCGGCGCCAGCCATGGCCGCCACGCCTTCCCGGCGACCGTCTCCGTGACGGAGATCACCGGTTCGGAGAGCTTTGTGCACCTGACGTGCGATGGCATGAACTGGGTCGCCGTGCTGCACGGCGTCCATGAATACGAGCCCGGCGATATCCTGGACGCCGTGCTCGATCCCGCCGACGTCTTTGTGTTCGACGCCAGCGACCGACTGGTCGCGGCGCCGAAGAGCCTATGA
- a CDS encoding flavin reductase family protein has translation MTEQDLHFYEPKNGHGLKHDPFNAIVAPRPIGWISSRDADGHVNLAPYSFFNAFNYTPPIIGFSSTQWKDSVANIKDTGEFVWNLVTRDLATHMNATAAHVAREVDEFKLAGVTAVPSKFVNVPRVGESPVAFECKVTQIIQLQGADGTKAQAWLTLGEVVAVHIDKALIKDGVYQTALAHPIVRAGRRGDYFEIKAEDMFEMIRPD, from the coding sequence GTGACCGAGCAGGACTTGCATTTCTACGAACCGAAGAACGGTCACGGCCTCAAGCACGATCCCTTCAACGCCATCGTCGCCCCGCGTCCGATCGGCTGGATCTCCTCCCGCGATGCCGACGGCCACGTCAACCTGGCGCCCTACAGCTTCTTCAACGCCTTCAACTACACGCCGCCGATTATCGGCTTTTCCTCGACGCAGTGGAAGGACAGTGTCGCCAACATCAAGGATACCGGCGAGTTCGTCTGGAATCTGGTGACGCGCGATCTGGCGACCCACATGAATGCGACCGCCGCGCATGTCGCGCGCGAGGTCGACGAGTTCAAGCTCGCCGGCGTCACCGCCGTCCCAAGCAAATTCGTCAACGTGCCGCGCGTCGGCGAGAGCCCGGTGGCGTTCGAGTGCAAGGTCACGCAGATCATCCAGCTGCAGGGCGCTGACGGCACCAAGGCGCAGGCCTGGCTGACCCTCGGCGAGGTCGTCGCCGTGCATATCGACAAGGCGCTGATCAAGGACGGCGTCTATCAGACCGCGCTGGCGCATCCGATCGTGCGCGCCGGCCGCCGCGGCGACTATTTCGAGATCAAGGCCGAAGACATGTTCGAGATGATCAGGCCGGACTGA
- a CDS encoding efflux RND transporter permease subunit — MKRFNLSAWAVSHPPLVLFLIIALGVAGFFSYQKLGRAEDPFFTVKVVNVSVMWPGATAAEMQSQVADPIEKKLQELPYFEKVQTYSKPAFTAMQVTFRDSTPPKEVPHLFYLIRKKLDDVQSSLPAGIVGPFVNDEFSDVDSILFMMTGDGADYAQLKKTAEGLRQRLLKVAGVTKVNLYGTQDERIYVEFSHAKLATLGITPQALFDSLAKQNNVTPAGTVETNAQRVPLRVTGALDGAKAVAETPVESNGRVFRLGDIATVTHGFVDPPTFKVRQEGRPALGIGVVTAKEANILELGKEVHAAADDFMKAVPQGIEIEQIADQPKVVEHAVSEFVHSFVEALAIVLFVSFLALGWRTGIVVALSVPLVLGLVFIVMNIMGLNLHRISLGALIIALGLLVDDAIIAVEMMVVKMEQGWDRMRAASFAWESTAFPMLTGTLVTAAGFLPIGFANSAVGEYAGSIFWIVAIALVASWFVAVIFTPYIGVKLLPDMKAHHGHDEHAIYDTRMYRGLRRVIRWCVDHRITTVAATVGVFAAAIVAFGHVQQQFFPLSERPELFLQLRLPEGTAFGVTEQAAKTAEKLLKDDKDIETYTAYVGQGSPRFWLGLNPQLPNEAFAEIVIVAKDVAARERIKAKIETAAANGVLNEARVRVDRFNFGPPVGFPVQFRVIGPDAAKVRDIAYQVRDVVRQNPNVRDPQLDWNEQSPYLKLVVDQDRARALGLTPQDVSQALAMLISGVQVTTIRDGIEKVGVVARAAPSERLDLAHVGDLTITSKNGVAVPLQQIAKIKYSHEEPILWRRNRDMAITVRADVADGVQAPDVTNQISPKLQDIRNRLEPAYRIEAGGAFEESAKGNASIFVLFPLMVIVMLTLLMIQLQSFSRLILVFLTAPLGIVGASLGLNVANAPFGFVALLGLIALAGMIMRNAVILVDQIETDVAHGLTRKEAIIEATVRRARPVVLTALAAILAMIPLSRSAFWGPMAITIMGGLFVATFLTLLYLPGLYALWFRKTLDQRGTGTQIDPAAQHQDHPAPAFPIAEAAE; from the coding sequence ATGAAGCGCTTCAATCTTTCGGCCTGGGCGGTCAGTCATCCGCCGCTGGTGCTGTTCCTGATCATCGCGCTCGGCGTCGCCGGCTTCTTCTCCTATCAGAAGCTCGGCCGCGCGGAAGATCCGTTCTTCACGGTCAAGGTCGTCAACGTCTCGGTGATGTGGCCGGGCGCGACCGCCGCCGAAATGCAGAGCCAGGTCGCCGACCCCATCGAGAAGAAGCTGCAGGAGCTGCCTTACTTCGAGAAGGTGCAGACCTATTCGAAGCCGGCTTTCACCGCGATGCAGGTGACCTTCCGCGATTCGACGCCGCCGAAGGAGGTGCCGCATCTGTTCTATCTGATCCGCAAGAAGCTCGACGACGTGCAGTCGTCGCTGCCGGCGGGCATCGTCGGACCCTTCGTCAATGACGAGTTCTCCGACGTCGATTCCATCCTGTTCATGATGACCGGCGACGGCGCGGATTATGCGCAGCTGAAGAAGACCGCCGAAGGCTTGCGCCAGCGCCTGCTGAAGGTCGCCGGCGTCACCAAGGTCAATCTCTACGGCACCCAGGACGAGCGCATCTATGTCGAGTTCAGCCATGCCAAGCTCGCCACGCTCGGCATCACGCCGCAGGCGCTGTTCGACTCGCTCGCCAAGCAGAACAACGTAACCCCGGCCGGCACGGTCGAGACCAATGCCCAGCGCGTGCCGCTGCGGGTCACCGGCGCGCTCGACGGCGCCAAGGCCGTGGCGGAGACGCCGGTCGAAAGCAACGGACGCGTGTTCCGGCTCGGCGATATCGCCACCGTCACCCACGGCTTCGTCGACCCGCCGACTTTCAAGGTGCGGCAGGAGGGCAGGCCGGCGCTCGGCATCGGCGTCGTCACGGCCAAGGAGGCCAACATCCTGGAGCTCGGCAAGGAGGTTCACGCTGCCGCCGACGACTTCATGAAGGCCGTGCCGCAGGGCATCGAGATCGAGCAGATTGCGGATCAGCCCAAGGTGGTCGAACACGCCGTCAGCGAGTTCGTGCACTCGTTCGTCGAGGCGCTGGCGATCGTGCTGTTCGTGTCGTTCCTGGCGCTCGGCTGGCGCACCGGCATCGTGGTGGCGCTGTCGGTGCCGCTGGTGCTCGGGCTCGTCTTCATCGTCATGAACATCATGGGGCTCAACCTGCATCGCATCTCGCTTGGAGCCCTCATCATCGCGCTCGGCCTGCTGGTCGATGACGCCATCATCGCGGTCGAGATGATGGTGGTGAAGATGGAGCAGGGCTGGGATCGGATGCGCGCGGCGTCCTTTGCCTGGGAATCCACCGCATTCCCGATGCTGACCGGAACGCTGGTCACGGCCGCCGGCTTCCTGCCGATCGGCTTTGCCAATTCAGCGGTCGGCGAATATGCCGGCAGCATCTTCTGGATCGTCGCCATCGCGCTCGTTGCGTCCTGGTTCGTCGCGGTGATCTTCACGCCCTATATCGGCGTCAAGCTGCTACCCGACATGAAGGCGCATCACGGCCATGACGAGCACGCGATCTATGATACGCGGATGTACCGGGGCCTGCGCCGCGTGATCCGCTGGTGCGTCGATCACCGCATCACCACGGTCGCCGCGACCGTCGGCGTGTTCGCAGCTGCGATCGTGGCGTTCGGCCATGTCCAGCAGCAGTTCTTCCCGCTGTCGGAGCGGCCCGAATTGTTCCTGCAGCTGCGCCTGCCGGAGGGCACGGCGTTCGGGGTCACCGAGCAGGCCGCCAAGACGGCAGAGAAGCTGCTCAAGGACGACAAGGACATCGAGACCTACACCGCCTATGTCGGGCAGGGCTCGCCGCGCTTCTGGCTCGGCCTCAACCCGCAACTGCCGAACGAGGCCTTCGCCGAGATCGTGATCGTCGCCAAGGACGTTGCGGCGCGCGAGCGGATCAAGGCCAAGATCGAGACCGCCGCCGCCAACGGCGTGCTGAACGAAGCGCGCGTCCGGGTCGATCGCTTCAATTTCGGTCCGCCGGTCGGTTTCCCCGTCCAGTTCCGAGTCATCGGCCCCGATGCGGCCAAGGTGCGCGACATCGCCTACCAGGTCCGCGATGTGGTCAGGCAGAACCCGAACGTCAGGGATCCGCAGCTCGACTGGAACGAGCAGTCGCCCTATCTGAAGCTCGTGGTCGACCAGGACCGCGCCCGCGCGCTTGGCCTCACCCCGCAGGACGTCTCGCAGGCGCTGGCGATGCTGATTTCCGGCGTGCAGGTCACGACCATCCGCGACGGCATCGAGAAGGTCGGCGTCGTCGCGCGTGCGGCGCCGTCCGAGCGGCTCGATCTCGCCCATGTCGGCGACCTCACCATCACCTCGAAGAATGGCGTGGCGGTGCCGCTGCAGCAGATCGCCAAGATCAAGTATTCGCACGAGGAGCCGATCCTGTGGCGGCGCAACCGCGACATGGCGATCACGGTGCGCGCCGATGTGGCGGATGGCGTCCAGGCACCCGATGTCACCAACCAGATCTCACCGAAGCTGCAGGACATCCGCAACCGCCTCGAGCCCGCCTACCGGATCGAGGCCGGCGGCGCGTTCGAGGAATCCGCCAAGGGCAATGCCTCGATCTTCGTGCTGTTTCCGCTGATGGTCATCGTGATGCTGACCCTGCTGATGATCCAGCTGCAGAGCTTCTCGCGGCTGATCCTGGTGTTCCTGACCGCGCCGCTCGGCATCGTCGGCGCCTCGCTTGGGCTCAACGTCGCCAACGCGCCGTTCGGCTTCGTGGCGCTGCTCGGCCTGATCGCGCTGGCCGGCATGATCATGCGCAACGCGGTGATCCTGGTCGATCAGATCGAGACCGACGTCGCCCATGGCCTGACGCGCAAGGAGGCGATCATCGAGGCCACCGTTCGCCGCGCCCGTCCGGTGGTGCTGACCGCGCTCGCCGCCATCCTCGCCATGATCCCGCTGTCGCGCTCCGCCTTCTGGGGGCCGATGGCGATCACCATCATGGGCGGCTTGTTTGTTGCAACCTTCCTCACTCTGCTGTACTTGCCGGGCTTGTATGCCCTCTGGTTTCGTAAGACCCTCGATCAGCGTGGGACTGGCACGCAGATCGATCCCGCGGCGCAGCATCAGGACCATCCGGCCCCCGCATTTCCGATCGCTGAAGCCGCTGAATAG
- a CDS encoding ABC transporter ATP-binding protein, which produces MARIDLVDLAQSYHGNNADIESFALKPVTMTWRQGGAYALLGPSGCGKTTLLNLISGILVPSRGKILFDGTDITKASTRERNIAQVFQFPVIYDTMTVGENLAFPLKNRGVPKAEIDKRVAEIARLLDLTPDLNRKATRLTADAKQKISLGRGLVRSDVAAVLFDEPLTVIDPELKWQLRSKLKALHRELDLTMIYVTHDQTEALTFADTVVVMHDGRVVQSGTPAELFDKPAHTFVGYFIGSPGMNILSADVKGREARIDGHTLTLARSYDALPAGAKIEIGVRPEFVDVAAPGPGLLDANIERIDDLGRIRFAQVRVGDVKFAARLPAGFSPQGAAIGLRFDPSHVHVYADSRLVEGA; this is translated from the coding sequence ATGGCCCGCATTGACCTCGTCGATCTCGCCCAATCCTACCATGGCAACAATGCCGACATCGAAAGCTTCGCGCTGAAGCCGGTCACGATGACCTGGCGCCAGGGCGGCGCCTATGCGCTGCTCGGGCCCTCGGGCTGCGGCAAGACCACGCTGCTCAACTTGATCTCCGGCATTCTCGTGCCCTCGCGCGGCAAGATCCTGTTCGACGGCACCGACATCACGAAAGCCTCGACCCGCGAGCGCAACATCGCGCAGGTGTTCCAGTTCCCGGTCATCTACGACACCATGACCGTCGGCGAGAATCTTGCGTTCCCGCTCAAGAATCGCGGTGTGCCGAAGGCCGAGATCGACAAGCGCGTCGCCGAGATCGCGCGGCTGCTCGACCTGACGCCGGATCTCAACCGCAAGGCGACGCGGCTCACGGCTGACGCCAAGCAGAAGATCTCGCTCGGCCGCGGGCTGGTGCGCTCAGACGTCGCCGCGGTGCTGTTCGACGAGCCGCTGACCGTGATCGATCCCGAGCTGAAATGGCAGCTGCGCTCGAAGCTGAAGGCGCTGCATCGCGAGCTCGATCTGACGATGATCTACGTGACCCACGACCAGACCGAGGCGTTGACCTTCGCAGACACCGTAGTCGTGATGCATGACGGCCGTGTGGTGCAGAGCGGCACGCCGGCGGAACTGTTCGACAAGCCGGCGCACACCTTCGTCGGCTACTTCATCGGCTCGCCCGGCATGAACATCCTCTCCGCGGACGTGAAGGGCCGCGAGGCCCGCATCGACGGCCACACCCTGACGCTCGCACGCAGCTACGATGCGCTGCCGGCGGGCGCCAAGATCGAGATCGGCGTGCGTCCGGAGTTCGTCGACGTCGCAGCACCCGGACCAGGCCTGCTCGACGCCAACATCGAGCGCATCGACGATCTCGGCCGCATCCGCTTCGCGCAGGTCCGCGTCGGCGACGTCAAGTTCGCCGCGCGCCTGCCGGCCGGGTTCTCGCCGCAGGGGGCGGCGATCGGGCTGCGCTTCGACCCGTCGCATGTCCATGTCTATGCCGACAGCCGCCTCGTCGAGGGAGCCTAA
- a CDS encoding TetR/AcrR family transcriptional regulator produces the protein MTLVSEHIEPDTSERILVVAERLFRQIGYQKTTVADIAKELHMSPANVYRFFDSKRAIHQAVARSLMSEVEVAAQEIAGRQGPAAPRLRELLVTIHRMNSERYVGDAKLHEMVAVAMEESWEVCEAHMLLITEIIGSVIAQGLASGEFQAPDLVLAAKCATTAMMRFFHPQMIAQCATKPGPTVEEMTDFVLAGLGSRSAAV, from the coding sequence ATGACGCTGGTTTCCGAACATATCGAACCCGATACGAGCGAGCGGATTCTCGTGGTGGCGGAGCGGCTGTTTCGGCAGATCGGCTATCAGAAGACGACGGTCGCCGACATCGCCAAGGAACTCCACATGAGTCCGGCGAATGTCTATCGCTTCTTCGATTCGAAGAGGGCGATCCACCAGGCGGTGGCCCGTTCACTGATGAGCGAGGTCGAGGTGGCGGCCCAGGAGATCGCGGGCCGCCAGGGACCGGCTGCGCCGCGGTTGCGGGAGCTGCTCGTCACGATTCACCGGATGAACAGCGAACGCTATGTCGGCGACGCCAAGCTGCACGAGATGGTCGCCGTGGCCATGGAGGAGAGCTGGGAGGTCTGCGAAGCGCACATGCTGTTGATCACCGAGATCATCGGCAGCGTGATCGCGCAAGGGCTGGCGTCCGGCGAATTTCAAGCGCCCGACCTGGTGCTGGCCGCGAAATGCGCGACCACTGCGATGATGCGCTTCTTCCATCCGCAGATGATCGCCCAATGCGCGACCAAGCCGGGGCCGACCGTCGAGGAGATGACCGATTTCGTGCTGGCGGGGCTTGGTTCACGGAGCGCTGCGGTCTAG
- the glpD gene encoding glycerol-3-phosphate dehydrogenase, with the protein MRLLERIYDLAIVGGGVNGCGIARDAAGRGNSVFLCEMNDLASGTSSWSTKLVHGGLRYLEYYEFRLVREALIEREILWQIAPHIISPLRFVLPHHAGLRPAWLLRLGLFLYDHLGGRKLLPPTRSVDLRTDEVGRPLIAGRYARGFEYSDCFVDDARLVVLTARDAADRGAVIRTRARATEIRQDDGVWLVTTENTQSGERETIKARALVNAAGPWVEQVLASGAGVNAKAKVRLVQGSHIVVRKLYDHDRAYIFQNADGRIIFAIPYQQDFTLIGTTDRDYQGDPAKVKATDEEIAYLCAALGEYLAKPVKPADVVWSYSGVRPLYDDGASEAKAATRDYVFELDTPGGLPLLSIYGGKITTYRRLSEEALERLAPYLKGTKAQEGWTGRAPLPGGDMKVTAVAPLIAGLRHTYPFLTDAHAKRIAHAYGTRAATMLAGATSSADLGQDFGGTLTEREVRYLMTDEWALTAEDIVWRRSKLGLRMSAAEIAALDAWIVANRDRAAPPVREAGGRA; encoded by the coding sequence ATGCGTCTGTTGGAGCGGATCTACGACCTCGCCATTGTCGGAGGCGGCGTGAACGGCTGCGGCATCGCGCGCGATGCGGCCGGACGCGGAAACTCCGTTTTTCTCTGTGAAATGAACGATCTGGCGAGCGGGACCTCGTCCTGGTCCACCAAGCTCGTGCATGGCGGCCTGCGCTATCTCGAATATTACGAGTTCCGCCTGGTGCGCGAGGCGCTGATCGAGCGCGAGATCCTGTGGCAGATCGCGCCTCACATCATCAGCCCGCTGCGCTTCGTGCTGCCGCATCATGCGGGCCTGCGGCCGGCCTGGCTGCTGCGCCTCGGCCTGTTTCTCTATGACCATCTCGGCGGGCGCAAGCTGCTGCCGCCGACCCGTTCGGTCGATTTGCGGACCGACGAGGTCGGCCGGCCGCTGATTGCCGGGCGCTATGCCAGGGGCTTCGAATATTCCGACTGCTTCGTCGACGATGCCCGTCTCGTCGTGCTCACCGCGCGCGATGCCGCCGACCGGGGCGCCGTGATCCGCACGCGCGCCCGTGCGACCGAGATCCGGCAGGACGACGGCGTCTGGCTGGTCACCACCGAGAACACGCAGAGCGGCGAGCGCGAGACCATCAAGGCGCGTGCGCTGGTCAATGCCGCCGGGCCCTGGGTGGAGCAGGTGCTGGCGTCGGGCGCCGGCGTCAATGCAAAAGCGAAAGTGCGGCTGGTGCAGGGCTCGCACATCGTGGTGCGCAAGCTCTACGATCACGATCGCGCCTACATCTTCCAGAACGCCGATGGCCGCATCATCTTCGCGATCCCCTACCAGCAGGACTTTACGCTGATCGGCACGACGGACCGCGACTATCAGGGCGACCCGGCCAAGGTGAAAGCGACCGACGAGGAGATCGCCTATCTCTGCGCCGCGCTCGGCGAATATCTCGCCAAGCCGGTCAAGCCGGCCGACGTCGTGTGGAGCTATTCCGGCGTGCGGCCGCTCTATGACGATGGCGCCAGCGAAGCCAAGGCGGCGACACGCGACTACGTGTTCGAGCTCGATACGCCGGGCGGCCTGCCGCTGTTGTCGATCTATGGCGGCAAGATCACGACCTACCGCCGATTGTCGGAGGAGGCGCTGGAGCGCCTCGCGCCCTATCTGAAGGGCACGAAGGCGCAGGAAGGCTGGACCGGCAGGGCGCCGCTGCCCGGCGGCGACATGAAGGTCACGGCCGTGGCGCCGCTGATCGCCGGTCTCCGCCACACTTATCCTTTCCTGACAGATGCTCATGCGAAGCGTATCGCGCATGCCTATGGCACGCGGGCCGCGACGATGCTTGCCGGGGCGACATCTTCCGCCGATCTCGGCCAGGATTTCGGTGGCACCTTGACGGAGCGTGAAGTCAGGTACCTGATGACGGACGAGTGGGCGTTGACGGCCGAGGACATTGTGTGGCGGCGATCGAAGCTGGGGTTGCGGATGTCGGCGGCGGAAATCGCCGCGCTCGATGCATGGATCGTCGCCAATCGCGACAGGGCTGCCCCTCCGGTGCGTGAAGCAGGGGGACGCGCATGA
- a CDS encoding efflux RND transporter periplasmic adaptor subunit — translation MLIRLISASYSKLLTGLALATMAAALAGCNETVAQKAEPTRPVLVAPVHYEGETPERSFVGTIRPRIEADIGFRVAGKVAKRLVEVGQTVEIDQPLATLDEVDLKLQAEQADAEFRAATGVLAQASAAETRARELRAKGWTTDAQMDQARASADEARARLNRAERSVELTRNSLSYATLLADARGVVTATLIEPGMVVASGQAAIRVARFAEKEAVVAIPETLLERAKTGSASVTLWSEADKKYAAKLREIAPAADPATRTYLAKFSLPDAGDAVSLGMTATLTLADPATTRVARLPLSALFSEGREPSFYVVNDKGEVTLKPVTVKAYESKDVLISGGVDEGDKVVALGVQKLDPGQKVRVVSALTF, via the coding sequence ATGCTGATCCGGCTGATTTCCGCGAGTTATTCCAAGCTCTTGACCGGTCTGGCGCTGGCCACCATGGCCGCCGCGCTGGCCGGCTGCAACGAGACCGTGGCCCAGAAGGCCGAGCCGACCCGGCCGGTTCTGGTCGCTCCGGTCCATTATGAGGGCGAGACGCCCGAACGCAGCTTCGTCGGCACGATCAGGCCGCGCATCGAGGCCGATATCGGCTTCCGTGTCGCTGGCAAGGTCGCCAAGCGCCTCGTCGAGGTCGGCCAGACCGTCGAAATCGACCAGCCGCTGGCGACTCTCGACGAGGTCGACCTGAAGCTGCAGGCCGAGCAGGCCGACGCCGAATTCCGCGCCGCCACCGGCGTGCTGGCGCAGGCTTCGGCGGCCGAGACCAGAGCCAGGGAATTGCGCGCCAAGGGCTGGACCACGGACGCGCAGATGGATCAGGCGCGCGCGTCAGCCGATGAGGCACGGGCACGGCTCAATCGCGCCGAGCGCTCGGTCGAGCTGACCAGGAACTCGCTCTCTTACGCGACCTTGCTCGCCGATGCCCGGGGGGTCGTCACCGCGACGCTGATCGAGCCCGGGATGGTGGTCGCCTCCGGCCAGGCTGCGATCCGCGTCGCACGCTTCGCCGAGAAGGAAGCCGTGGTCGCGATCCCCGAGACCTTGCTCGAGCGCGCCAAGACCGGCAGCGCCTCCGTCACGCTGTGGTCGGAGGCCGACAAGAAATATGCAGCGAAGCTGCGCGAGATCGCGCCGGCTGCCGACCCCGCCACGCGCACCTATCTCGCCAAGTTCTCGCTGCCGGACGCCGGCGACGCCGTCTCGCTCGGCATGACCGCGACCCTGACGCTCGCCGATCCCGCCACCACGCGGGTGGCACGGCTGCCGCTGTCGGCGCTGTTCAGCGAGGGCCGCGAGCCGTCCTTCTATGTCGTCAACGACAAGGGCGAGGTGACGCTGAAGCCGGTCACGGTGAAGGCCTACGAGAGCAAGGACGTGCTGATCTCGGGCGGTGTCGACGAAGGCGACAAGGTGGTCGCGCTCGGCGTGCAGAAGCTCGATCCGGGCCAGAAGGTCCGGGTGGTCTCGGCGCTGACGTTCTGA
- a CDS encoding acyl-CoA thioesterase translates to MTEATVHAALSAPTEPRGDLCIRTLAMPADTNANGDIFGGWLLSQMDVGGGVFAAKIAKSRTVTVAIEAMNFRKAVYVGDLVSVYAHLVRVGRTSMTVRLEAWVLRRKEEQPILVTDGNFTYVSIDDDGRPQPVRRDGAITT, encoded by the coding sequence GTGACCGAAGCGACCGTCCATGCCGCGCTGTCAGCGCCGACCGAGCCCCGCGGCGATCTCTGCATCCGCACGCTGGCGATGCCGGCCGATACCAACGCCAATGGCGACATCTTCGGCGGCTGGCTGCTCAGCCAGATGGACGTCGGCGGCGGCGTGTTCGCCGCCAAGATCGCGAAATCGCGGACCGTGACGGTCGCGATCGAGGCGATGAACTTCCGGAAAGCGGTCTATGTCGGCGATCTCGTCTCGGTCTATGCGCATCTCGTGCGTGTCGGCCGCACCTCGATGACCGTGCGTCTCGAGGCCTGGGTGCTGCGCCGGAAGGAGGAGCAGCCGATCCTGGTCACCGACGGCAACTTCACCTATGTGTCGATCGACGATGACGGCCGGCCCCAGCCGGTCAGACGGGACGGGGCGATCACCACCTGA